A genomic window from Lotus japonicus ecotype B-129 chromosome 1, LjGifu_v1.2 includes:
- the LOC130730199 gene encoding uncharacterized protein At3g28850, with the protein MGCVSSKLIRKDIKQEHVIIDNCGGGGRYLSHVVSLTSSTYGALKLDKDNDQPVIAAKPREEPEAITTINAWELMEGLEDGVPISNQPKKSPKSSSPFLRGFMNSDTRSPLKFLNQLGSPKTVKKSTGKENKVQVNGVRTGGVRRLDYSNSPKGILKPSNLSPNASKNSGIPAKGSPICARRKSFGGNEKDTLQCSSRRKSQSPLFDPELVASYEKELSEEEEQVKRMVWATPKTRRARKSLDSLSLIQMFEKKCPPGGENSVVIYTTTLRGIRKTFEDCNKVRAIIESYCVQMRERDVSMDSGFKEELRKLMGAEQVKVPVVFVKGRLVGGVDEVVKLEDEEKLGVLLEGIPKAVGGCEGCGGVRFVMCVECNGSCKVLDEDKKKTVKCGKCNENGIMQCPICC; encoded by the coding sequence ATGGGCTGCGTCTCCTCTAAACTCATCAGGAAAGACATCAAGCAAGAGCATGTCATCATCGACAATTGCGGTGGCGGCGGCCGTTACTTAAGCCATGTGGTTTCTCTAACTTCCTCTACCTATGGAGCACTCAAGTTGGACAAGGACAATGACCAACCAGTCATTGCTGCAAAGCCACGCGAAGAACCAGAAGCTATCACCACCATCAACGCTTGGGAACTCATGGAGGGTCTTGAAGATGGAGTGCCCATTTCAAATCAGCCTAAGAAAAGTCCAAAGTCTTCTTCACCTTTTCTTCGTGGGTTCATGAACTCAGACACCAGGAGCCCCTTGAAGTTCTTGAATCAACTGGGGTCCCCCAAGACCGTGAAGAAGTCCACTGGGAAGGAGAACAAGGTTCAAGTCAATGGAGTCAGAACTGGTGGTGTGAGACGCTTGGATTATAGTAATAGTCCCAAGGGAATTCTCAAACCAAGCAATTTGTCACCCAATGCAAGTAAGAATTCGGGTATTCCAGCGAAAGGGTCTCCGATTTGTGCCAGAAGAAAGAGTTTTGGTGGGAATGAGAAAGACACTCTGCAATGTTCCTCGCGGAGGAAGAGTCAGAGTCCTCTGTTTGATCCAGAGCTTGTTGCATCATATGAAAAGGAACTCTCTGAAGAGGAAGAACAGGTCAAGAGAATGGTTTGGGCTACTCCAAAAACCAGAAGAGCAAGGAAATCGCTGGATTCACTGTCCTTAATTCAGATGTTTGAGAAAAAATGTCCACCGGGAGGGGAAAATTCTGTGGTGATTTACACTACAACTTTGCGAGGAATCAGGAAGACTTTCGAGGATTGCAACAAAGTGAGGGCAATCATTGAATCTTACTGTGTGCAAATGCGTGAGCGTGATGTGTCAATGGATTCAGGGTTTAAGGAGGAGTTGAGGAAGCTGATGGGGGCGGAGCAAGTGAAAGTTCCGGTTGTTTTTGTGAAGGGAAGGTTGGTTGGAGGAGTTGATGAAGTTGTGaagttggaagatgaagagaaattGGGGGTTCTGTTGGAGGGGATTCCAAAGGCAGTGGGTGGGTGTGAAGGTTGTGGTGGTGTGAGGTTTGTGATGTGTGTGGAATGTAATGGAAGTTGCAAGGTTTTGGATGAGGATAAGAAGAAGACAGTCAAGTGTGGGAAGTGTAATGAGAATGGAATCATGCAATGTCCTATCTGTTGTTGA
- the LOC130730197 gene encoding uncharacterized protein LOC130730197, producing the protein MQQAETLVSACAGGSIDRKITCETLANKTDPPERHPDSPPESFWLSKDEEHDWFDRNALYERKESTKGSTSSSTTNSQRFSLNLKSRIIGLPKPQKPSFTDAKNRRNHKPCNNIKLFPKRSVSVTKSVTSHAEPSSPKVSCMGRVRSKRDRSRSRSLRLRNSRKSSIDAGEENPGRIGRKHGFFERFRAIFRSGRRKKAHRETDSAAEDSTVTNSVVKARDSTASVNDASFAESISSEPPGLGGMMRFASGRRSESWGVGESEIHVSR; encoded by the coding sequence ATGCAACAAGCTGAAACACTGGTTTCAGCGTGTGCCGGCGGTTCAATCGACCGGAAAATCACCTGCGAGACCCTAGCCAACAAGACGGATCCACCGGAGCGCCACCCGGATTCTCCGCCGGAGTCATTCTGGCTCTCGAAGGATGAAGAACACGACTGGTTCGACCGCAACGCCCTCTACGAGCGCAAAGAATCCACCAAAGGAAGCACATCCAGCTCCACCACCAACTCTCAGCGATTCTCTTTGAATCTCAAGTCCAGGATCATTGGCTTACCTAAGCCTCAGAAGCCCTCCTTCACCGACGCCAAAAACCGCCGCAACCACAAGCCCTGCAACAACATTAAGCTCTTCCCTAAACGGAGCGTTTCCGTTACGAAATCGGTGACGTCACACGCTGAGCCGTCGTCGCCGAAGGTTTCATGCATGGGGAGGGTCAGATCTAAGCGCGATCGGAGTCGGAGTCGGAGTCTCAGGTTGAGAAACTCTCGAAAATCCTCCATCGACGCCGGAGAAGAAAATCCGGGGAGAATCGGGAGAAAACACGGTTTCTTCGAGAGGTTTCGTGCTATTTTCCGGTCCGGTCGACGGAAAAAGGCTCACCGGGAAACTGATTCTGCTGCGGAGGATTCCACCGTAACGAACAGCGTTGTCAAGGCGCGGGATAGCACGGCGAGCGTGAACGACGCGTCGTTTGCGGAGTCAATCTCGAGCGAACCGCCCGGTTTGGGTGGGATGATGCGGTTCGCGTCGGGGAGGCGGTCTGAGTCGTGGGGAGTAGGTGAATCCGAAATCCACGTGTCTCGATAG